From a region of the Alnus glutinosa chromosome 1, dhAlnGlut1.1, whole genome shotgun sequence genome:
- the LOC133872798 gene encoding NADH dehydrogenase [ubiquinone] 1 alpha subcomplex subunit 13-B produces the protein MTEAAIRKKPGMVSVKDMPVLQDGPPPGGFPPVRYARRIPNKGPSAVAIFLAAFGAFSWGMYQVGKGNKIRRALKEEKYASRRAILPVLQAEEDERFVKEWKKYLEYEAEVMKDVPGWKVGENVYNSGKWVPPATGELRPDVW, from the exons ATGACGGAGGCAGCGATAAGGAAGAAGCCAGGCATGGTGAGCGTGAAGGACATGCCGGTCCTCCAAGACGGGCCGCCTCCGGGCGGGTTCCCGCCGGTCCGGTACGCCCGTAGGATCCCCAACAAGGGACCCAGCGCCGTGGCCATTTTCCTCGCAGCCTTCGGTGCTTTCTCCTGGGGCATGTACCAGGTCGGCAAGGGCAACAAGATCCGCAG GGCGcttaaggaagaaaaatatgCTTCCCGGAGAGCAATATTGCCTGTTCTTCAAGCTGAAGAAGACGAAAG ATTTGTCAAAGAGTGGAAGAAGTATCTTGAATATGAGGCCGAAGTAATGAAGGACGTGCCTGGTTGGAAAGTTGGTGAAAATGTATACAACTCTGGGAAATGGGTACCCCCAGCAACTGGTGAACTCCGTCCTGATGTCTGGTGA
- the LOC133872806 gene encoding uncharacterized protein LOC133872806 isoform X2, which translates to MAQAELQEKQTKTPESPEKYDVVGEEMEGHRKRRKRKKREREEVVEDVEEKKEEGEGVLRRDPLEVFGTDIMLKILSNLDARSVALSLLVSRGWHAVASSDRIWGAKTRIMKDDLCDHVWEFHFNKGAPEYWRNLDPYWKGTGPPMRRYFHPDGSQSADPGDKVWGGHECCYLTFTSIVGEDKIREHYVRINRWPRLSVSRKQDWSWELSNHLYSYSSIPDAHKKGGTGPLYGVM; encoded by the exons atGGCACAGGCCGAGCTGCAGGAAAAGCAGACAAAGACACCGGAATCACCTGAGAAGTACGATGTGGTGGGGGAGGAGATGGAGGGGCATAGGAaaaggaggaagaggaagaagcgagagagagaagaagtggTGGAAGATgtggaagagaagaaagaagaaggagaaggggTTCTGCGAAGGGACCCATTGGAGGTGTTTGGTACGGACATAATGTTGAAGATACTGAGTAATCTCGACGCACGCAGCGTGGCACTGTCTCTCCTCGTCTCCCGTGGCTGGCACGCGGTGGCCTCCAGCGACCGCATCTGGGGCGCCAAG ACCCGTATCATGAAGGATGATTTGTGTGATCATGTTTGGGAGTTTCATTTTAACAAG GGGGCACCAGAATATTGGAGAAATCTTGATCCTTATTGGAAGGGCACTGGCCCTCCCATGCGCCGCTACTTCCATCCGGATGGGAGCCAAAGTGCAGATCCTGGTGACAAGGTATGGGGCGGTCATGAATGCTGTTACTTGACATTCACTAGTATTGTCGGTGAAGATAAAATCAGGGAGCACTATGTAAGGATCAATCGATGGCCAAGATTGTCCGTGTCTCGGAAGCAGGATTGGAGCTGGGAATTGTCAAACCACCTTTATTCCTACTCGAGCATCCCTGATGCTCACAAGAAAGGTGGGACTGGGCCGCTTTATGGtgttatgtaa
- the LOC133872806 gene encoding uncharacterized protein LOC133872806 isoform X1: MAQAELQEKQTKTPESPEKYDVVGEEMEGHRKRRKRKKREREEVVEDVEEKKEEGEGVLRRDPLEVFGTDIMLKILSNLDARSVALSLLVSRGWHAVASSDRIWGAKLEELWLGKAHIPRLSQIRGLSKLAAYSLAVMDGKRTRIMKDDLCDHVWEFHFNKGAPEYWRNLDPYWKGTGPPMRRYFHPDGSQSADPGDKVWGGHECCYLTFTSIVGEDKIREHYVRINRWPRLSVSRKQDWSWELSNHLYSYSSIPDAHKKGGTGPLYGVM, encoded by the exons atGGCACAGGCCGAGCTGCAGGAAAAGCAGACAAAGACACCGGAATCACCTGAGAAGTACGATGTGGTGGGGGAGGAGATGGAGGGGCATAGGAaaaggaggaagaggaagaagcgagagagagaagaagtggTGGAAGATgtggaagagaagaaagaagaaggagaaggggTTCTGCGAAGGGACCCATTGGAGGTGTTTGGTACGGACATAATGTTGAAGATACTGAGTAATCTCGACGCACGCAGCGTGGCACTGTCTCTCCTCGTCTCCCGTGGCTGGCACGCGGTGGCCTCCAGCGACCGCATCTGGGGCGCCAAG TTGGAGGAACTGTGGCTTGGGAAAGCACACATACCTCGCCTGTCACAAATCCGGGGATTATCCAAATTGGCCGCTTATTCATTAGCTGTCATGGATGGCAAGCGT ACCCGTATCATGAAGGATGATTTGTGTGATCATGTTTGGGAGTTTCATTTTAACAAG GGGGCACCAGAATATTGGAGAAATCTTGATCCTTATTGGAAGGGCACTGGCCCTCCCATGCGCCGCTACTTCCATCCGGATGGGAGCCAAAGTGCAGATCCTGGTGACAAGGTATGGGGCGGTCATGAATGCTGTTACTTGACATTCACTAGTATTGTCGGTGAAGATAAAATCAGGGAGCACTATGTAAGGATCAATCGATGGCCAAGATTGTCCGTGTCTCGGAAGCAGGATTGGAGCTGGGAATTGTCAAACCACCTTTATTCCTACTCGAGCATCCCTGATGCTCACAAGAAAGGTGGGACTGGGCCGCTTTATGGtgttatgtaa
- the LOC133872791 gene encoding chaperonin CPN60-2, mitochondrial — translation MYRFASSLASRARVARNNSQQVGSRLSWSRNYAAKDIRFGVEARALMLKGVEELADAVKVTMGPKGRNVVIEQSWGAPKVTKDGVTVAKSIEFKDKVKNIGASLVKQVANATNDTAGDGTTCATVLTRAIFTEGCKSVAAGMNAMDLRRGITMAVDAVVTHLKSRARMISTSEEIAQVGTISANGDREIGELIARAMERVGKEGVITIQDGKTLYNELEVVEGMKLDRGYISPYFITNPKTQKCELEDPLILIHEKKISSLNAVIKVLELALKRQRPLLIVAEDVESEALATLILNKLRAGIKVCAIKAPGFGENRKAFLQDLAVLTGGELITDELGMNLEKVDLDMLGTCKKAAISKDDTVILDGAGDKKAIEERCEQIRSAIENSTSDYDKEKLQERLAKLSGGVAVLKIGGASETEVSEKKDRVTDALNATKAAVEEGIVPGGGVALLYASKELDKLETANFDQKIGVQIIQNALKTPAYTIASNAGVEGAVIVGKLLEESDPDKGYDAAKDEYVDMVKSGIIDPVKVIRTALVDAASVSSLMTTTEAVVTEIPKEEKEAPAMGGGMGGMDY, via the exons ATGTACCGCTTCGCCTCAAGCCTAGCCTCCAGAGCCCG GGTCGCTAGGAACAATTCCCAGCAG GTTGGTAGTAGATTGAGTTGGAGCAGGAATTATGCGGCCAAAGACATCAGATTTGGAGTGGAGGCCCGGGCTCTTATGCTTAAGGGTGTGGAAGAGCTAGCCGATGCTGTCAAAGTCACTATGGGTCCTAAG GGACGTAATGTGGTAATTGAACAAAGTTGGGGTGCCCCAAAAGTTACAAAAGATGGTGTAACCGTTGCAAAGAGCATTGAATTCAAGGACAAAGTCAAGAATATTGGTGCCAGCCTTGTGAAACAGGTTGCAAATGCCACCAATGATACAGCAGGGGATG GGACAACCTGTGCTACAGTACTTACCCGAGCAATATTTACCGAAGGGTGCAAGTCAGTTGCTGCCGGAATGAATGCGATGGACCTAAGACGTGGTATTACCATGGCAGTTGACGCTGTTGTTACACATTTGAAGAGCAGAGCACGAATGATCAGCACATCTGAAGAAATAGCACAG GTTGGGACAATATCTGCAAACGGAGATAGAGAAATTGGTGAGTTGATTGCAAGGGCTATGGAGAGAGTTGGCAAAGAGGGAGTAATCACAATCCAA GATGGAAAAACATTGTATAATGAGTTGGAAGTTGTGGAGGGCATGAAGCTAGATAGGGGTTACATATCCCCTTATTTCATTACTAACCCAAAAACCCAGAAATGT GAATTGGAAGACCCTCTCATTCTAATTCATGAGAAGAAGATCTCAAGTTTAAATGCTGTCATTAAAGTATTAGAGCTGGCTTTGAAG AGACAAAGGCCCTTACTAATTGTTGCCGAAGATGTGGAAAGTGAGGCTTTGGCAACTCTTATCCTGAATAAGCTTCGTGCTGGAATcaag GTTTGTGCTATTAAAGCTCCTGGTTTTGGTGAAAACAGGAAAGCTTTTCTGCAGGATCTAGCTGTTCTTACAGGAGGAGAA CTTATTACCGACGAGCTTGGCATGAATCTTGAAAAAGTGGATCTGGATATGCTTGGCACTTGCAAGAAG GCCGCAATATCAAAAGATGACACTGTTATTCTTGATGGTGCTGGCGACAAGAAGGCTATTGAGGAAAGATGTGAACAG ATCCGGTCAGCAATTGAAAATAGCACTTCTGATTATGACAAAGAAAAGTTACAAGAGAGATTGGCAAAGCTTTCTGGTGGTGTCGCTGTGTTGAAG ATTGGAGGAGCTAGCGAAACTGAAGTTAGTGAGAAGAAGGATAGAGTGACCGATGCCTTAAATGCCACAAAGGCAGCTGTAGAGGAGGGTATAGTACCAG GTGGTGGCGTTGCTCTTCTTTATGCATCAAAAGAGTTGGATAAGCTGGAAACTGCCAACTTTGATCAGAAGATCGGTGTTCAGATTATTCAGAATGCTCTGAAG ACACCTGCGTACACAATTGCTTCTAATGCTGGAGTTGAGGGGGCTGTTATTGTTGGTAAGCTGTTGGAAGAAAGTGACCCTGACAAAGGATACGATGCAGCCAAAG ATGAATATGTTGATATGGTCAAATCTGGAATAATTGACCCGGTGAAAGTAATTAGGACTGCTTTGGTTGATGCCGCAAG TGTGTCGTCTTTGATGACAACTACTGAAGCTGTTGTGACCGAAATACctaaggaagagaaagaggctCCGGCAATGGGTGGTGGCATGGGTGGCATGGATTATTGA